One genomic segment of Falco peregrinus isolate bFalPer1 chromosome 7, bFalPer1.pri, whole genome shotgun sequence includes these proteins:
- the TDRD6 gene encoding tudor domain-containing protein 6 isoform X1 — MSSGPGMLSPGSTVSLRVCTVGLRPEVPVVRLWGLPAERSAEYGRLHRELQAVAGPRLAAGGVELRVGDLGLVEVVGVWYRCSVVSRCGRDYRVFLLDEGCTMPASADYLARGHRELFQLRPAVLGCVVANVVPSGGPQGAACGDMPVSSWAVEAMEFLSHLHGKEVAGLVQEVVMPQVIVLELPQLVSQMQCLGLARQVAPSWFCQVLRHCLSYSNLRSQLRLQPPARSHVFSVVPQLLNVLHVYRPLWPALDYFYPQLQLGVTEPVLVTHVADPHHIYCQLQSLSQEIRCLSDTMCHIYDRWGQDLLPKVGSPCAARGTDGQWYRALLLELMAGGQNQQVALVIFVDCGRKETVTRANLRHLPVECFRMPVVTYACALQGISDGGCGWSPLQIDELKALVLGKGVSAHIEAFNSIEHLYYVNLYGENGVNLNNFFGVRAHCLVSSRVQVSQTEAQEQLEVEEPKLPPGSPVALTHRDLASVPVSGVLLNLGAFHDVQVSHLRDPSEFWLQLYEHRQLFRQLRQHMWNFYSHVSKEDSAGWDLQPGSFCCASGKEGVFYRAVITKVLHSGVEVHLVDRGNTETVDPCVVKELLPQFKELPALALRCCLAGVPSLRGSWSKESVSAFRETVLNKGLKVHFLSVQGDKYMVEIFVQSQLGEKSVSKLLAQGGYAEYQRGEIPKTCQKPSDKAVSQASSLASAGEETQRIAEKRLREESGLKRSDRALNPSMAPIVREHPVAAVHSSESSESLPAPKYEAKENLPISWRQSDVEMKAGSPYGCHIEVGSTVNVVVSYVENPSCFWCQFRNCRDLQVLMAEIQEYCKNLSHPRAWPNSVCLAQYSRDKKWYRASVISEVPSAGKVEVIYVDYGNRELVSLTDLRLADERFLRLEAQAFRCSLYNLIQPNGQDPFAWDEEAIQAFEEFVDTSLWYSELKCTIFALASINNTELFNIVDLRTPFQSACQFLTERGVARGLSPQKPLVSSVQLHSYYYSGHNIKVGSEEDVYITHVEDPWTFYCQLERCAGVLAQLADNISCLSKTLTSLETLQKSGSLCLAMYTDNHWYRGVIMKTKPNTEVFFVDFGNAETIEKDHLLPLPSDACDIVLLPVQAIKCSLSDIPCVPKEATTWFKQAVLEKQLKATVIAKEPNGKLLIELFDGDTVISAKLKEEFGLVNDTGLCRQVENEASCFRNTDVNERNETAESPLNGRPLEGNKWRSDAQGGGKSSKKLFEDVNLFQPAKKGDLAAGLLESDEMLSSQKDAALSKVGEESLLSAQMDTQSSIKSDAEGGCVTLTDASDLLQQKIVPALKVLVYVSHVNDPLDFYVQLESDEAQLNSISESLNSRTQAKNTCGQLFQAGDLISAVYSEDSLLYRAVVKEKTSDNLISIQYIDYGNTSVINVDEAHRLPEDLSSIPAISIHCFLGGLKNTDWTEKAVLYFTKRTSEVLLTCEFVEKVQDKWEVILSDHQGLITVDLADENLASRERSCSMEILERRENSGVITVCEPSPPQAQNEISCVSDCKSFTWKFPEAGQTIKVYVTVVSGPEYFWSQSADTEDMRYIEQKIEEAENLGLNSLNDCRSCLKSGDICLAKYSQDGQFYRAKVSSVKCDNIVVRHVDYGSEEAVSIEVVRQIPCELLKVPNQAFACCLSGFSSSEGSWLSEAEKKFYDMTKDLLLEVEVIETQEDKASEIPLCVVKLEASGKSINEEMKPFWKANKGTCANAFSNLENFLKENRCPKSDMGLFLEREATAVCGSAQEESASALLCSEPCLGVTSEYLNTVEANGSVGAVECLSGKAGDGCETAENQINFDRGRSLSEGESDNNVLLEPVRSCSLCILGSEVKAAEQELSKVLFQEDAELKAELTGSASAASLSLGSKQEELEKLPVLQVQCSSSDETGTLVERDRLQMHSLYDDLREFVQELEMLPVQSSSSVETKEALEAESLEMQTASGSKAREKSLEQASFELPVVSEETGELAALKFSEVLPSLNERENLMPSVSSGEKTVALTQSDVQLSLGEKVKKLELNLSRIHKAEAIKEDWMDIESLPLRLSSGGRCEKQLHRRLGDILSMLGAATEWLLELVQPDEKSSQEDEESSSLGLLEHTALQSSTNRGSQSPFLQKNIVRQQPVCTVKSCDCKVEKHKEWQKKKDDCSVEEWLKQGLTDLIKERGNARVQSSDCKPGDEEAEDKQNDISAECGAEHNEYARHLEGFAVGSKCVVWSSPKWCKAVILEGSEKGTKVLNLSSGNEEMVDPENVWSGIPDWPCGSSEYPLQQKTCSPYQRSPYLKKSRAAAVQLILKILVSASISETKLHAQNTKPTKHHLA, encoded by the exons ATGAGCTCCGGGCCGGGGATGCTCAGCCCCGGCTCCACCGTGTCCCTTCGGGTCTGCACTGTGGGCCTGCGCCCGGAGGTGCCCGTCGTGCGCCTGTGGGGGCTGCCAGCCGAGCGCAGTGCTGAGTATGGCCGCCTCCACCGTGAGCTGCAGGCGGTGGCTGGGCCGCGGCTGGCGGCTGGTGGGGTCGAGCTGCGCGTTGGCGACCTGGGCCtggtggaggtggtgggggTCTGGTACCGCTGCTCTGTGGTGAGTCGCTGCGGCCGCGACTACCGCGTGTTCCTGCTCGATGAGGGCTGCACGATGCCCGCGTCCGCCGATTACCTGGCGAGGGGCCACCGGGAGCTGTTCCAGCTGCGGCCCGCGGTGCTGGGCTGTGTTGTGGCCAACGTGGTGCCCTCAGGAGGCCCCCAGGGGGCGGCCTGCGGGGACATGCCTGTCTCCAGCTGGGCGGTGGAAGCTATGGAGTTCCTCAGCCACCTGCATGGCAAGGAGGTGGCTGGCCTGGTGCAGGAGGTGGTGATGCCGCAGGTCATagtgctggagctgccccagctggtGAGCCAGATGCAGTGCCTGGGCCTGGCCAGGCAGGTAGCTCCCAGCTGGTTCTGCCAGGTGCTCAGGCACTGTCTGTCTTACAGCAACTTAAGGAGCCAACTTAGGCTGCAGCCTCCGGCACGTTCCCAtgtcttttcagtggtgccgCAACTTCTCAATGTTTTGCATGTGTATCGGCCTCTGTGGCCTGCCTTGGATTACTTTTACCCGCAGCTTCAGTTAGGTGTGACAGAGCCTGTCCTAGTGACCCATGTTGCTGACCCCCACCACATCTACTGCCAGTTGCAGAGCCTGTCCCAGGAGATCCGTTGCCTTTCTGATACCATGTGCCACATTTATGACCGGTGGGGGCAGGATTTACTACCCAAAGTGGGCTCACCGTGTGCTGCCCGGGGCACAGATGGCCAGTGGTACCGTGCGCTCCTGCTGGAGCTTATGGCTGGGGGGCAGAACCAGCAAGTGGCTCTGGTGATCTTTGTGGACTGTGGCAGGAAGGAGACTGTGACCAGAGCTAACCTGCGCCATTTGCCTGTCGAGTGTTTTCGCATGCCTGTGGTGACCTACGCGTGTGCTCTTCAGGGTATCTCAGATGGGGGCTGTGGCTGGTCCCCATTGCAGATCGATGAGCTGAAAGCATTGGTGCTAGGCAAAGGAGTGAGTGCTCACATTGAAGCCTTTAACTCCATTGAGCATCTCTATTATGTGAATCTGTATGGAGAAAACGGTGTCAACTTGAACAATTTCTTTGGGGTGCGGGCTCACTGCCTAGTCAGCAGCCGTGTGCAGGTCAGCCAGACTGAGGCTCAGGAGCAGCTGGAAGTAGAAGAACCAAAATTGCCACCAGGATCACCTGTTGCTTTAACGCACAGAGATTTGGCCTCTGTTCCTGTAAGTGGTGTGCTTCTGAATTTGGGTGCATTCCATGATGTGCAGGTCTCCCACCTCCGAGACCCCTCAGAGTTCTGGCTGCAGCTCTATGAGCATCGCCAGCTCTTCAGGCAGCTGAGGCAGCACATGTGGAATTTTTACTCCCATGTCAGCAAGGAAGATAGTGCTGGGTGGGACCTACAGCCTGGATCCTTTTGTTGTGCTAGTGGGAAAGAAGGTGTCTTCTATCGAGCAGTGATCACCAAGGTGCTGCACAGTGGGGTGGAAGTACACCTGGTGGACAGGGGCAATACAGAAACTGTAGATCCTTGTGTGGTAAAGGAGCTGCTCCCTCAGTTCAAGGAACTACCTGCTTTAGCTCTCAGGTGTTGTTTGGCAGGTGTCCCCTCTCTGAGAGGGAGCTGGAGTAAAGAATCTGTGTCTGCATTCAGAGAGACTGTACTGAACAAAGGACTAAAGGTTCATTTTTTGAGTGTGCAGGGTGACAAATACATGGTTGAAATTTTTGTCCAGTCACAGTTAGGAGAGAAAAGTGTAAGTAAACTCCTGGCCCAGGGAGGGTACGCTGAATACCAGAGGGGTGAAATACCCAAGACTTGCCAGAAGCCATCTGATAAGGCTGTGAGCCAGGCCTCTTCCCTAGCATCTGCTGGGGAGGAAACGCAAAGAATTGCAGAGAAGAGGCTCAGAGAAGAGTCTGGCCTAAAGAGAAGTGATAGAGCACTTAATCCTTCTATGGCTCCCATAGTCAGGGAGCACCCTGTTGCAGCCGTTCACAGTTCTGAAAGTAGTGAATCTCTTCCTGCTCCTAAGTATGAGGCCAAGGAAAACCTGCCCATCTCTTGGAGACAGAGTGATGTAGAAATGAAGGCAGGTTCCCCTTACGGATGTCATATAGAAGTGGGCAGTACAGTTAATGTTGTTGTGTCATATGTTGAAAATCCTAGTTGTTTTTGGTGTCAGTTTAGAAATTGCCGTGACCTTCAGGTATTAATGGCTGAAATTCAGGAGTATTGTAAAAATCTGTCCCACCCACGTGCTTGGCCAAATTCCGTATGTTTAGCCCAGTACTCGAGGGATAAGAAGTGGTACAGGGCTTCAGTTATTAGTGAAGTTCCTTCTGCAGGAAAAGTCGAAGTCATATATGTTGACTATGGCAACAGAGAGCTGGTCTCTCTAACAGACCTCCGCTTAGCTGATGAACGGTTTCTTAGGTTAGAGGCTCAGGCTTTCAGGTGCAGCCTTTACAACTTAATCCAACCAAATGGTCAGGATCCTTTTGCTTGGGATGAAGAAGCGATTCAGGCTTTTGAGGAGTTTGTTGATACTTCGTTATGGTACTCTGAACTGAAGTGTACAATATTTGCCTTGGCTTCCATAAACAATACAGAGCTGTTTAACATTGTAGATCTAAGGACACCTTTTCAGAGTGCTTGCCAGTTTCTGACAGAGAGAGGTGTGGCCAGAGGCTTATCCCCTCAAAAGCCTCTGGTATCCTCAGTTCAGCTTCACTCTTACTATTATTCTGGGCACAATATAAAAGTTGGGAGTGAGGAAGATGTTTATATTACACATGTTGAGGATCCATGGACATTTTACTGCCAACTTGAAAGGTGTGCAGGTGTCTTAGCACAGCTTGCTGATAACATCAGTTGCCTAAGTAAAACACTGACCAGCTTAGAAACCTTGCAAAAGTCTGGGAGCTTGTGTCTAGCAATGTATACTGACAATCACTGGTACAGGGGAGTAATTATGAAAACCAAACCTAATACAGAAGTCTTCTTTGTGGATTTTGGAAATGCAGAGACAATAGAGAAAGATCATCTGCTTCCTTTACCCAGTGATGCTTGTGATATTGTGCTGTTGCCAGTGCAGGCCATAAAGTGTTCCTTATCTGATATACCTTGTGTTCCCAAAGAAGCTACAACATGGTTTAAACAAGCTGTCctagaaaagcaattaaaagcaaCGGTAATAGCAAAGGAACCCAATGGTAAACTGTTGATTGAGCTGTTTGATGGTGATACTGTCATCAGTGCAAAACTGAAGGAGGAGTTTGGCTTAGTAAATGATACAGGACTGTGTAGGCAGGTAGAAAATGAAGCATCATGCTTTAGAAATACAGATGTGAATGAGAGGAATGAGACTGCAGAGTCACCTTTAAATGGTAGACCTCTTGAAGGAAACAAATGGAGATCTGATGcccagggaggagggaagagtaGCAAAAAGCTCTTCGAAGATGTAAACCTTTTCCAGCCTGCTAAGAAGGGAGATTTGGCAGCTGGATTACTAGAATCTGATGAAATGCTTAGCAGTCAGAAGGATGCTGCTTTAAGTAAAGTGGGGGAGGAGTCTCTGCTCTCTGCCCAGATGGATACACAGTCAAGTATTAAATCTGATGCTGAAGGCGGATGTGTAACACTGACAGATGCATCTGACCTACTGCAACAGAAGATAGTGCCAGCTCTTAAAGTGTTAGTGTATGTGTCTCATGTAAATGATCCGCTGGATTTTTATGTTCAACTAGAAAGTGACGAGGCTCAGCTTAATAGCATTTCAGAAAGCTTAAACAGCAGGACACAAGCAAAGAACACTTGTGGACAACTTTTCCAAGCAGGAGACTTAATCAGTGCTGTTTATTCAGAAGACAGCCTGTTGTATCGAGCTGTAGTAAAAGAGAAGACTTCTGACAATTTGATAAGTATACAATATATTGATTACGGTAATACTTCGGTAATTAATGTTGATGAAGCACACAGACTCCCTGAAGACTTGTCATCTATTCCAGCAATAAGTATTCATTGCTTCCTAGGTGGACTTAAAAACACTGACTGGACAGAGAAAGCAGTGCTTTACTTCACCAAGAGAACAAGCGAAGTTCTGCTAACCTGTGAATTTGTAGAGAAGGTACAGGATAAGTGGGAAGTTATTCTCAGTGACCATCAAGGTCTAATAACAGTGGATTTAGCTGATGAAAATCTTGCAAGTAGGGAAAGATCTTGTTCAATGGAAATACTTGAAAGAAGAGAGAACAGTGGTGTGATAACCGTGTGTGAACCTTCGCCTCCTCAggcacaaaatgaaatttcctgTGTAAGTGATTGTAAATCATTTACCTGGAAGTTTCCAGAGGCAGGTCAGACCATAAAAGTCTATGTCACAGTGGTAAGTGGTCCAGAATACTTTTGGAGTCAGAGTGCTGATACCGAAGATATGCGCTACATAGAGCAGAAAATAGAGGAAGCTGAAAACCTTGGACTAAACTCTTTGAATGACTGTAGATCTTGTCTTAAAAGTGGTGATATTTGTCTAGCAAAATATAGTCAAGATGGACAGTTCTACAGAGCTAAAGTTAGTAGTGTAAAATGTGACAACATAGTTGTTAGGCATGTGGATTATGGAAGTGAGGAAGCTGTTAGCATAGAGGTGGTCAGACAGATTCCATGTGAATTGCTCAAAGTCCCTAATCAAGCATTTGCTTGCTGCCTGTCAGGTTTCAGTTCCTCAGAGGGCTCATGGCTtagtgaagcagaaaagaagttttatgaTATGACCAAAGACCTTTTATTAGAAGTTGAAGTAATAGAAACTCAGGAAGATAAAGCTTCTGAAATCCCTCTGTGTGTTGTCAAGCTGGAAGCTTCTGGTAAGAGTATTAATGAAGAGATGAAGCCTTTCTGGAAGGCTAATAAAGGAACATGTGCCAATGCATTCTCAAACCTTGAGAACttcttaaaggaaaacagatgtcCAAAGAGTGATATGGGtctttttcttgaaagagaAGCTACTGCTGTTTGTGGATCAGCTCAAGAAGAAAGTGCAAGTGCTTTACTGTGTTCTGAACCTTGCCTGGGTGTAACTTCTGAGTATTTAAACACTGTAGAAGCAAATGGGTCAGTGGGAGCTGTTGAGTGTCTGTCTGGGAAGGCTGGTGATGGGTGTGAAACAGCTGAGAATCAAATCAATTTTGATAGAGGGAGATCTCTGTCTGAAGGAGAGAGTGATAACAACGTGTTACTAGAACCAGTGAGAAGCTGCAGTCTTTGTATTTTGGGGAGTGAAGTGAAAGCTGCGGAACAAGAATTATCCAAAGTACTGTTTCAAGAGGATGCTGAGCTGAAAGCAGAACTGACAGGCAGTGCTTCAGCAGCCAGTCTTTCCCTAGGAAGCAAAcaagaagaactggaaaaactGCCAGTGCTGCAGGTACAGTGCTCTTCAAGTGATGAAACAGGGACATTAGTAGAACGGGATCGATTACAAATGCACTCTTTGTATGATGATCTGAGAGAGTTCGTACAGGAGCTAGAGATGCTTCCAGTGCAGTCCTCCTCTAGTGTAGAAACTAAGGAAGCTCTGGAAGCAGAATCCCTTGAAATGCAGACAGCTTCGGGCAGCAAAGCAAGAGAGAAGTCATTGGAACAGGCATCGTTTGAGCTGCCAGTTGTGAGTGAGGAGACAGGGGAGTTGGCAGCTCTgaaattttctgaagtcttaCCATCACTTAATGAGAGGGAGAACTTAATGCCTTCAGTTAGCAGTGGAGAGAAGACAGTAGCGTTGACTCAGTCTGATGTTCAGCTTTCTTTGGGAGAGAAGGTGAAGAAACTGGAATTGAATTTGTCTAGAATCCATAAAGCAGAAGCTATAAAAGAAGACTGGATGGACATAGAGTCTCTTCCCCTAAGGCTGTCTTCTGGTGGTAGATGTGAGAAACAACTGCACCGGAGGCTCGGTGACATACTGTCGATGCTAGGTGCTGCAACTGAGTGGCTGCTGGAACTGGTGCAGCCTGATGAGAAGTCATCTCAGGAGGATGAGGAGTCATCATCATTAGGGTTGCTGGAACACACTGCACTGCAAAGTTCTACAAATCGTGGAAGTCAATCTccatttcttcaaaaaaacatAGTGCGTCAGCAGCCTGTTTGCACCGTAAAATCCTGTGACTGCAAAGTTGAGAAACACAAGGAGtggcagaagaagaaagatgacTGTTCTGTGGAAGAATGGCTGAAACAAGGCTTGACTGACTTAATTAAAGAACGTGGAAATGCACGTGTGCAGTCTTCAGACTGTAAGCCTGGggatgaagaagcagaagataAGCAAAATGATATCTCGGCTGAGTGCGGTGCAG AACACAATGAGTACGCTCGTCATCTGGAGGGCTTTGCTGTTGGTTCCAAATGTGTGGTGTGGAGCTCTCCAAAATGGTGCAAGGCTGTCATTTTGGAGGGGTCTGAAAAAGGTACCAAG GTCTTGAATCTCTCCAGTGGCAATGAGGAGATGGTGGATCCTGAGAATGTCTGGAGTGGTATTCCTGACTGGCCTTGCGGATCATCTGAG TACCCCCTGCAACAGAAAACTTGCAGTCCTTACCAGAGGAGTCCTTACTTGAAG aaaagcagagcagctgcagttcAGCTAATTCTGAAGATCCTTGTGTCTGCCAGCATTTCTGAAACCAAGTTACATGCTCAGAACACAAAGCCAACCAAGCACCATTTGGCTTGA